GACCCCGGTCCCGGCTGGGTCCGCGGCTGGCTCTACGACACCACCGTCGGCGGTTCGACCGCACCCGCCCGCACCGCCGCCCTCTTCGTCGACGGCAGTCCCGACGCGGTCCACCCACGCGTCGACATCGACGTGAGCGGCCTCGCCGGCATCGTGACCGCCACGTTCCCGGCCTGGTGCGACCGCACCGGCGCGTCGGTCGTCTGCCCGATGCCCCCCGACGCCACCCCGAACGAGTTCGGCGGCCTCAGCGGCACCGTGCCGATCGTGTTCCGCGCCGTGCCCGGCGACGCCGACGGCGCCGCCGGCACGATCGGCTGGACGGCGCTTGCCGACGGCGTGGACGGCGAGGCCCAGCAGGCGACCGTCACGGTGCACACCGGGCCGGACGCCGTCGACCTGGTCGACGCGTACGTCGACGGCGTCGGCACCGGCGACCGGCTCGCCATGCCCGTGGCCCTCGTCAGCGCCGGCGACCGGCCGGTGACCGGCCTGCGGGCCACCTTCCGCTTCCCGGTCGGGCTGGAGCCGACGGCCTACCGCAACTGCCGGTACGGCACCGGCGGCCAGCTCGACACGATCGTGGTCTGTCAGTTCGGCCGCGAGCTGAAGCCGGGCCGGCGCTACGAGGTGCCCGGCGGTTTCCGGACCACCGTCGGCCCGGCCGCGATCGGCGACAAGCGCGTCGTGCAGACCGTGGCGCCCGAGGCCACCGCCGGTCCGCTGCCCGAGGGCGTGGTGCTGCGGCACCGCCCGGCGGAGTCGGCGTTGGAGCTGCGTCCGGTCGGTGGCCAGGTCGACGTGCTCGGCCCCGACCAGCAGTTCGGGTCCGGGTCGTACTACCTCCGGGCCGTCCGCGGCGCGTACGACGTGGTCGCCGTCGGCGCGACCGTGGCCGGGGCACCGGGCGACACCGTCCGGGTCCGCGTCGGCCTGCGCAACGACGGCCCCGGCGTGCCGGACGGCACCATCTCCGGCGACAGCGCCAGCCACCTCGTCTTCACCCCGCCGGCCGGGACGGTGGTCACGAACAGCCCGGAGCACTGCTCCAACGGCGCCGACGAGGAGGACCCGACCGCGCCGGCGGTCTGGTACTGCACGCTGCCGAACGGCGTCTTCCCGGCCGGCAGCAGCTTCCTGGTCGACGTCGACCTGCGGGTCGACGGTCCGCTCGGCGCGCCGGGCACGGTCGCCGTGCGCAACGCGTACCCCGGTCCCGACGACGACCCGGCGAACGACACCGCACCCGTCACGATCGGCTGAACCGGCACGGCCGCCGGGGGTCGCACGACTCCCGGCGGTCGGCGCCGCGCGGTCAGTTGACGCCGGCGTACGAGTGCAGGCCGGTGAAGAAGAAGTTGACGCCGAACAGGTTCATCAGCATGGTCAGGAAGCCCACGACCGCGATCCAGGTGGCCACGTTGCGCCGCACGCTCGGCGTGGCCCGGGCGTGCAGATAACCCGCGTAGACCACCCAGGAGATGAACGCCCAGGTCTCCTTCGGGTCCCAACCCCAGGCGCGCCCCCACGCCGCCTCGGCCCAGATCGCCCCGGCGATCACCGCGAACGTGAAGATCGGGAACGCGAAGGCGTGCAGCGTGAAGGTCAACCGCTCCAGCCCGGCCGCCGCCGGCAGCCGCCGGGCCAGGGTGTACGGGAAGCTGCGCTTCCCCCGTTCCCAGCCGGCCCGCATCAGGTACGCGGCGGCGGGCACCACGCCCAGCAGGAAGATGCCCGAGGCGAAGATGATCGTCGACACGTGGATGACGAACCAGTACGACTGGAGTGCCGGCATCAGCGGCACCACCTGGACATAGAGCTTCAGCTCGGCGAACGCCAGCAGCAGCACCATCACCAGGGTCAGGAACAGCCCGAGCCGGCGCAGCGACGGCTGCTTCCACAGCACCACGAGCCATGCCGCCGCCCCGATCCAGGTGACCGTGAGCACGAACTCGTACATGTTGCCCCAGGGCATCCGCTCGGCGGCGAGCCCCCGGGTGACGACGGCGCCCAGGTGCAGCGCGGCGGCGAGCGCGGTGAGCCCGGCGGCGATCCGCCCGGCCAGCACGGCCCGGTCGGCGGAGCGGTCCGGCCGGGTCACGGCCGAGACGACCGGCTGGTCGAGCGGGCCACCCGGGCCGCCGACGCCCGCGCCGACCAGCTCCCGCGCCGGGGCCGCTACGGCCACCTTCCGGGCGTTGCCGAGCGCGAACTCCACGGCGTGGCTGATCATCGCGACCAGGTACGCCAGGATCGCGAACGTGACCAACTGATCGGAGAGTGCGGACATCACTCGTCTCCTTCTCGCGCCCGCCGATGGTCCGGCCCGTCGCCGCCGACCGCGGCGACGAGCTGCGCGAACTCGTCGGCGAACCCTGGGTGCTCGGTGCGCGGAAGCCCACCGGCCTCCACCAAGCTACTACCGCTCGTCGGAGATCCACCCTCGGGGGGCGACACCCGGAACCAGACCCGGCGGCGGCGGGCGAACAGCGAACCCATCAGGCCGAGCAGCAGCGTGCCGCTGGCCACCAGCAGCAACGTCTGCCCGGGCGCGTGCCGCACGGCCAGCGTGACGTACGGCTTGGTGCCGACGAACTCAAGCGTGCTCCCGTCGTCCAGCGTCCACGTCTCGCCGGGCCGCAGCAGCTTGGTGCCGACCTGCTTCAGCTTGCCGTTCGCCACCTGCCGCTGGTCAAGCTGGTAGACCGAGCCGGGGATGCCGGCGTCCAGCCCGAGGTTGCCCCGGTAGGCGGTCAGGTTCACCGCCGGGTCCCGCTCGGCCGGGAACCGCGACGCGACGAACGGCGCGCGGTCGGGCGCGGTGGGCAGGTAGAGCCCGTCGAAGGCGACCTGCTGGTCCGGGTCCCGCTTGCCCGTCTTCGGGTCCACGTTCGCGTCCGGGAAGAGCGCCACGCCCTCCTCGGTCGCGTTCGGGTCGCCGGTACGCAGGAACGGGTCGTCGCTGGTCTGACTCTTGCCGTACCTGTCGGTGTATTTCAGGATCGGCGCGTAGCCGTTGCCGAGCAGGTAGACGTTTGCCGGACCGAGTCGCAGCGGCGAGTTCACCGAGAAGCCGGCGGTGCGAGGCTCGCTGTCCGGGGAGTCCACGCTGACCGTGGCCCAGAAGCGGGACGCCTGCCCGGAGTCGAGGTAGTCGGCCTCGAACTTCTCCAGCGTGAGACAGAACGGCGGCAGGTCGGCGCTGTCCACCCGCGGCCCGAGCGACGCCTCGGCGTACTGCTGGCGGGTGTTGCAGAATTCGTTGTCCGCGCCCGCGACCAGGATGCGGTTGCCGTGCCACCCGTACCACGAACCGACCGCGACCCCGAGCAGGACGGCGATCAGCGACGTGTGGAACAGCAGGTTGCCGGTCTCCTTGAGGTAGCCCTTCTCGGCGGAGACCTCGTTACCCCGGACGGAGACCCGCCACCGGCGGCGGCGCAGCACCGCCGCGATCGCCGCCGGATCGGCGGCGGTCGGGGCCTCCAGCACTGCGTGCTGGGGCAGCCGCTCCAGCCGCCGCGGCGCGGCCGGCGGACGCATCCGCAACGCGCGCACATGATCGCGGGTACGGGGCAGGATGCAGCCGATCAGCGAGGTGAACAGCAGCACGTAGATCGCGGAGAACCAGACCGAGCCGAAGACGCCGAACGCGCCGATCTGGTCCAGCCGGGGGGCCAGGTCGGGGTGGTCGACGAACCACTTGTCGACGTTCTCCGGGTTGACCCCGCGCTGCGGCAGCACCGAACCGGGAATGGCGGCGACCGCGAGCAGGAAGAGCAAAATCAACGCGGTACGCATGCTGGTGAGCTGCCGCCACGAGTTGCGCAGCAGGGCCAGCACCGGGTTGACCCGCCGGGGCGCCTTGGCCGGCGGGGTGCCCGGCCGGTCGTCCACGGTCGTCATCAGATGCTCACCTCACCCACGCCCACGTGCGTCTGCAACCAGATCACCACGTTCTGCCAGCCGCCCGTGACGAGCGCCAGGCCGATCACGATCAACAGGACGCCGCCGACGCGGGTGACCCAGCGGCTGTTGCGCCGGACGGCGCGGAACACCCCGAGCAGGCGCTGGAAGCCCAGCCCGAAGACGACGAACGGTAGCCCCAGCCCGAGGCAGTACGCCACGGCGAGCACCACGGCCCGGTCGGCGCTGCCCTCGGTGGCGGCCAGGCCGAGCACCGCGCCGAGGGTCGGCCCGGTGCAGGGCAGCCAGCTCAGCGCGAAGACCGCGCCGAGGACCGGCGCGCCGAGCAGGCCGGCGGCGGGCAGGGCGCGGATGCGGAACTCCCGTTGCATGCCGGGGACCACGCCGAGGTAGCCGAGCCCGAGCACCACTACGAGCACGCCGATGACGATCTCCAGCGGGCGCTCGTACCTGAAGAAGAGCTTGCCGACGCCCGAGAAGAGGATCGCGGTGGCGACGAACACGGCGGTGAAGCCGGCGATGAACAGCAGCGTGCCGGCGAGCACCCGCCCTTTCACGGCGGCGGCGCTCCGCGCCGGTGCCGTCCGCTCCGCCACGCGCACGCCACCGGTGCTGGTGCTGGTGCTGTTAAGCGGGGGCCCCGCCTCTACCGAATCCGTTAAGCGGGGCCCCCGCCTTACCTCCAGGTCGGCGCCGGCCAGGCCGGTCACGTAGGAGAGGTAGCCGGGCATCAGGGGGAGCACGCAGGGGGAGAGGAAGCTCACCAGGCCGGCGAGGGCCGCCGCGCCCACCGCCAGCAGCAGCGGGCCGGATTCGGCGAGCTGACGGAACGTCTCGCCCATCAGCGGGATCCGTTCGGCGCCGGCTGCTCGGCGGCGATTCTCTCCACGATCGGCCGCAGCTCGTCCTGGGTGACCGCGCGGCGGATCACCACCGCGATCCGCCCGTCTCGATCGAGCACCACCGTGGCCGGGGTGGTGTTCGGCGGGATGTCGAAGTTGAGCGCCTGCCGGCTGGACGGGTCGAAGATGCTCGGATAGGTGACCCGGCCCTCCTCGAACGCGATCGCCTTGTCCTTGCTGTCCTGCACGTTGATGCCGAGGAACGTCACGCCGGAACCCTTGGTGGCCTGGTAGGTGCCCTCCAGGTCGTCCGCCTCGGCGCGGCAGGGCGCACACCAGGAGCCCCAGAAGTTGACCACCACGACCTGCCCGCGGTCGCGGGCGATGTCGTAGCTACCGCCGGTGAGCAGCTCGCCGCTCACCTTCGGGGTCTTGGAACGCTGGTCCGGGGCGCAGCTCACGGTGAGCCCGTCGGCGGCGCACCGGCTCTCCTGACTGCCGGAGGTGCAACCGGTCAGCGCCGTGCCGGCGGTGACGGCGGCGAGCAGGGCGGCGGCGAGCCTCCGGGTGAGCATCAGGCCCCCTTGGCCGTCCGGGCGGTCGGCGAGATCGCGATCAGGTGGGCCGCCGGCTCGGAGTAGCCGATCCCGGCGATCCTGGCCCCGTCGAAGTGGAACGAGGTGAGGCTGGCCAGGCCGCACTGCCGGCGGCGCGGGTCGTGCCAGAGCCGCTTGCGCTCGACGTGCCGGCGCAGCGTCCAGATCGGGAGCTGGTGCGAGACGAGCACCGCCTCCCGTCCCTCGGCGGCGACCCGGGCGGCGTGCAGCGCGGCGAACATCCGCTCGGCGATCACCTGGTACGCCTCGCCCCAGGACGGGGTGACCGGGTCACGCAGCACCCACCAGTTGCGTGGGTCGCGGAACGAGCCGTCGCCGGGCGAGACCTTCTTGCCCTCGAACCAGTTCGCGCTCTCGATCAGCCGCTCGTCGACGCCGACGGAGAGGCCGAACTGCGCCGCGATCGGCTCGGCGGTCTGCTGGGCGCGTTCCAGCGGGCTCGCCGCCACGTGCACCACGGTCCGTTCGGCGAGCGCCTGGGCCGCTGCCTTGGCCATCTGCACGCCCAGCTCGGAGAGGCGGAATCCGGGCAACCGGCCGTAGAGGATGCCGTCCGGATTGTGGACCTCGCCGTGCCGCAGCACGTGCACCACCGTCTCCGCCATCTGGTTACCCCCGTGTCCCGGCCGCTGCCGCCGCCCGCGCCGCCTCCGGCAGGGCGGCGGCGATCTGCTCCCACGCGGCGTCGTCGATCGCGGTCGAGACGAACCACGACTCGAACGCGCTCGGCGGCAGGTAGACGCCGGCGGCGAGCATCGCGTGGAAGAACGCCTTGAACGCCGGCACCTGCTGGGTGCGGGCACTGTCGTAGTCGCGCACGTCGGCGTCGGTGAAGAAGATCGAGAACATGTTGCCCGCGGTGGAGAGGCGGTGCGGCACGCCGGCCGTGGACAGCGCCTCGGTGACGAGCTTGCCCAGCGCGGCGGACGTCTCGTCGAGACGGCGGTAGAGCGCGTCGTCGGCCAGCCGCAGCGTGGCCAGCCCGGCCGCGCACGCGAGCGGGTTACCCGACAGCGTGCCGGCCTGGTAGACCGGACCGGCCGGGGCCAGTCTCGCCATGATCTCCGCGCGCCCGCCGAACGCCGCGGCGGGCAGGCCACCACCCATGACCTTCCCGTACGTCCACAGGTCGGCGTCGGAGGCGTCGAGGCCGTGCCAGCCGGCGCGGGA
The genomic region above belongs to Micromonospora sp. WMMD1128 and contains:
- the ccsB gene encoding c-type cytochrome biogenesis protein CcsB, giving the protein MSALSDQLVTFAILAYLVAMISHAVEFALGNARKVAVAAPARELVGAGVGGPGGPLDQPVVSAVTRPDRSADRAVLAGRIAAGLTALAAALHLGAVVTRGLAAERMPWGNMYEFVLTVTWIGAAAWLVVLWKQPSLRRLGLFLTLVMVLLLAFAELKLYVQVVPLMPALQSYWFVIHVSTIIFASGIFLLGVVPAAAYLMRAGWERGKRSFPYTLARRLPAAAGLERLTFTLHAFAFPIFTFAVIAGAIWAEAAWGRAWGWDPKETWAFISWVVYAGYLHARATPSVRRNVATWIAVVGFLTMLMNLFGVNFFFTGLHSYAGVN
- a CDS encoding TlpA disulfide reductase family protein, with the protein product MLTRRLAAALLAAVTAGTALTGCTSGSQESRCAADGLTVSCAPDQRSKTPKVSGELLTGGSYDIARDRGQVVVVNFWGSWCAPCRAEADDLEGTYQATKGSGVTFLGINVQDSKDKAIAFEEGRVTYPSIFDPSSRQALNFDIPPNTTPATVVLDRDGRIAVVIRRAVTQDELRPIVERIAAEQPAPNGSR
- a CDS encoding histidine phosphatase family protein, whose translation is MAETVVHVLRHGEVHNPDGILYGRLPGFRLSELGVQMAKAAAQALAERTVVHVAASPLERAQQTAEPIAAQFGLSVGVDERLIESANWFEGKKVSPGDGSFRDPRNWWVLRDPVTPSWGEAYQVIAERMFAALHAARVAAEGREAVLVSHQLPIWTLRRHVERKRLWHDPRRRQCGLASLTSFHFDGARIAGIGYSEPAAHLIAISPTARTAKGA
- a CDS encoding cytochrome c biogenesis protein ResB, with product MTTVDDRPGTPPAKAPRRVNPVLALLRNSWRQLTSMRTALILLFLLAVAAIPGSVLPQRGVNPENVDKWFVDHPDLAPRLDQIGAFGVFGSVWFSAIYVLLFTSLIGCILPRTRDHVRALRMRPPAAPRRLERLPQHAVLEAPTAADPAAIAAVLRRRRWRVSVRGNEVSAEKGYLKETGNLLFHTSLIAVLLGVAVGSWYGWHGNRILVAGADNEFCNTRQQYAEASLGPRVDSADLPPFCLTLEKFEADYLDSGQASRFWATVSVDSPDSEPRTAGFSVNSPLRLGPANVYLLGNGYAPILKYTDRYGKSQTSDDPFLRTGDPNATEEGVALFPDANVDPKTGKRDPDQQVAFDGLYLPTAPDRAPFVASRFPAERDPAVNLTAYRGNLGLDAGIPGSVYQLDQRQVANGKLKQVGTKLLRPGETWTLDDGSTLEFVGTKPYVTLAVRHAPGQTLLLVASGTLLLGLMGSLFARRRRVWFRVSPPEGGSPTSGSSLVEAGGLPRTEHPGFADEFAQLVAAVGGDGPDHRRAREGDE
- a CDS encoding cytochrome c biogenesis protein CcdA, with protein sequence MGETFRQLAESGPLLLAVGAAALAGLVSFLSPCVLPLMPGYLSYVTGLAGADLEVRRGPRLTDSVEAGPPLNSTSTSTGGVRVAERTAPARSAAAVKGRVLAGTLLFIAGFTAVFVATAILFSGVGKLFFRYERPLEIVIGVLVVVLGLGYLGVVPGMQREFRIRALPAAGLLGAPVLGAVFALSWLPCTGPTLGAVLGLAATEGSADRAVVLAVAYCLGLGLPFVVFGLGFQRLLGVFRAVRRNSRWVTRVGGVLLIVIGLALVTGGWQNVVIWLQTHVGVGEVSI